A stretch of Cicer arietinum cultivar CDC Frontier isolate Library 1 chromosome 5, Cicar.CDCFrontier_v2.0, whole genome shotgun sequence DNA encodes these proteins:
- the LOC101505685 gene encoding manganese-dependent ADP-ribose/CDP-alcohol diphosphatase isoform X1 encodes MKRKCQESENSNRGQVSYPKVLIERDAMVSSTGVATAQPLFSFGLISDVQYADIPDGRSFLGVPRYYRHSILVLQRAVKEWNTHQKHKFVINLGDIVDGFCPKDQSINAVKKVVDEFEMFRGPVYHMIGNHCLYNLPRSKLLPLLKIQTLDGHAYYDFSPVPDYRFVVLDTYDISAIGWPQDHPRALEAMQLLREKNPNEDKNSPTNLVGVERRFLMFNGGVGKEQMEWLDGVLQDATKLKQKVVVSSHLPLDPCAATEEALLWNYDEVMNLIHKYNCVKVCLAGHDHKGGYSIDSHGVHHRVLEAALECPPGTDAFGSVYVYDDRISLVGIDRMASTDMYFSHQ; translated from the exons atgaaaagaaaATGCCAGGagtcagaaaattcaaatagAGGCCAAGTTAGCTACCCCAAA GTACTCATAGAGAGAGACGCCATGGTGTCTTCCACTGGGGTTGCTACTGCACAAcctcttttttcttttggatTGATTTCTGACGTCCAATACGCTGACATTCCCGATGGTCGCTCATTCCTTGGTGTTCCACGGTATTATCGGCATAGTATTCTTGTTCTGCAGAGAGCAGTTAAAGAATGGAATACTCATCAGAAGCATAAGTTTGTGATTAATTTAGGAGATATTGTTGATGGGTTTTGTCCCAAAGATCAATCTATTAATGCTGTAAAGAAGGTTGtggatgaatttgaaatgtTTAGAGGACCTGTGTACCATATGATTGGCAATCACTGTCTGTACAATCTTCCTCGAAGCAAGTTACTTCCATTATTGAAGATTCAAACCCTTGATGGTCATGCTTACTATGATTTCTCACCGGTGCCTGACTATAGATTTGTAGTTCTCGATACCTATGACATCAGTGCCATTGGTTGGCCTCAAGATCATCCAAGAGCATTGGAAGCCATGCAATTGCTTAGAGAGAAGAACCCAAATGAAGATAAGAACAGTCCAACAAATTTGGTAGGGGTTGAAAGAAGGTTTCTTATGTTTAATGGAGGCGTTGGAAAGGAACAGATGGAATGGTTGGATGGTGTTCTTCAGGAtgcaaccaaattgaaacaGAAGGTGGTTGTGTCTAGCCATCTGCCTCTAGATCCTTGTGCAGCAACCGAGGAGGCACTATTGTGGAATTATGATGAAGTGATGAATTTGATACACAAATACAATTGTGTTAAGGTCTGTCTTGCTGGACATGATCATAAAGGTGGATACTCCATTGATTCTCATGGTGTACACCATAGAGTTCTTGAAGCTGCTCTTGAATGTCCTCCCGGCACAGATGCATTTGGAAGCGTTTATGTCTATGATGACAGAATATCACTTGTAGGAATTGACAGAATGGCGAGTACAGACATGTATTTTAGTCACCAATAA
- the LOC101505685 gene encoding manganese-dependent ADP-ribose/CDP-alcohol diphosphatase isoform X3, with protein sequence MVSSTGVATAQPLFSFGLISDVQYADIPDGRSFLGVPRYYRHSILVLQRAVKEWNTHQKHKFVINLGDIVDGFCPKDQSINAVKKVVDEFEMFRGPVYHMIGNHCLYNLPRSKLLPLLKIQTLDGHAYYDFSPVPDYRFVVLDTYDISAIGWPQDHPRALEAMQLLREKNPNEDKNSPTNLVGVERRFLMFNGGVGKEQMEWLDGVLQDATKLKQKVVVSSHLPLDPCAATEEALLWNYDEVMNLIHKYNCVKVCLAGHDHKGGYSIDSHGVHHRVLEAALECPPGTDAFGSVYVYDDRISLVGIDRMASTDMYFSHQ encoded by the coding sequence ATGGTGTCTTCCACTGGGGTTGCTACTGCACAAcctcttttttcttttggatTGATTTCTGACGTCCAATACGCTGACATTCCCGATGGTCGCTCATTCCTTGGTGTTCCACGGTATTATCGGCATAGTATTCTTGTTCTGCAGAGAGCAGTTAAAGAATGGAATACTCATCAGAAGCATAAGTTTGTGATTAATTTAGGAGATATTGTTGATGGGTTTTGTCCCAAAGATCAATCTATTAATGCTGTAAAGAAGGTTGtggatgaatttgaaatgtTTAGAGGACCTGTGTACCATATGATTGGCAATCACTGTCTGTACAATCTTCCTCGAAGCAAGTTACTTCCATTATTGAAGATTCAAACCCTTGATGGTCATGCTTACTATGATTTCTCACCGGTGCCTGACTATAGATTTGTAGTTCTCGATACCTATGACATCAGTGCCATTGGTTGGCCTCAAGATCATCCAAGAGCATTGGAAGCCATGCAATTGCTTAGAGAGAAGAACCCAAATGAAGATAAGAACAGTCCAACAAATTTGGTAGGGGTTGAAAGAAGGTTTCTTATGTTTAATGGAGGCGTTGGAAAGGAACAGATGGAATGGTTGGATGGTGTTCTTCAGGAtgcaaccaaattgaaacaGAAGGTGGTTGTGTCTAGCCATCTGCCTCTAGATCCTTGTGCAGCAACCGAGGAGGCACTATTGTGGAATTATGATGAAGTGATGAATTTGATACACAAATACAATTGTGTTAAGGTCTGTCTTGCTGGACATGATCATAAAGGTGGATACTCCATTGATTCTCATGGTGTACACCATAGAGTTCTTGAAGCTGCTCTTGAATGTCCTCCCGGCACAGATGCATTTGGAAGCGTTTATGTCTATGATGACAGAATATCACTTGTAGGAATTGACAGAATGGCGAGTACAGACATGTATTTTAGTCACCAATAA
- the LOC101505685 gene encoding manganese-dependent ADP-ribose/CDP-alcohol diphosphatase isoform X2, giving the protein MKRKCQESENSNRGQVLIERDAMVSSTGVATAQPLFSFGLISDVQYADIPDGRSFLGVPRYYRHSILVLQRAVKEWNTHQKHKFVINLGDIVDGFCPKDQSINAVKKVVDEFEMFRGPVYHMIGNHCLYNLPRSKLLPLLKIQTLDGHAYYDFSPVPDYRFVVLDTYDISAIGWPQDHPRALEAMQLLREKNPNEDKNSPTNLVGVERRFLMFNGGVGKEQMEWLDGVLQDATKLKQKVVVSSHLPLDPCAATEEALLWNYDEVMNLIHKYNCVKVCLAGHDHKGGYSIDSHGVHHRVLEAALECPPGTDAFGSVYVYDDRISLVGIDRMASTDMYFSHQ; this is encoded by the exons atgaaaagaaaATGCCAGGagtcagaaaattcaaatagAGGCCAA GTACTCATAGAGAGAGACGCCATGGTGTCTTCCACTGGGGTTGCTACTGCACAAcctcttttttcttttggatTGATTTCTGACGTCCAATACGCTGACATTCCCGATGGTCGCTCATTCCTTGGTGTTCCACGGTATTATCGGCATAGTATTCTTGTTCTGCAGAGAGCAGTTAAAGAATGGAATACTCATCAGAAGCATAAGTTTGTGATTAATTTAGGAGATATTGTTGATGGGTTTTGTCCCAAAGATCAATCTATTAATGCTGTAAAGAAGGTTGtggatgaatttgaaatgtTTAGAGGACCTGTGTACCATATGATTGGCAATCACTGTCTGTACAATCTTCCTCGAAGCAAGTTACTTCCATTATTGAAGATTCAAACCCTTGATGGTCATGCTTACTATGATTTCTCACCGGTGCCTGACTATAGATTTGTAGTTCTCGATACCTATGACATCAGTGCCATTGGTTGGCCTCAAGATCATCCAAGAGCATTGGAAGCCATGCAATTGCTTAGAGAGAAGAACCCAAATGAAGATAAGAACAGTCCAACAAATTTGGTAGGGGTTGAAAGAAGGTTTCTTATGTTTAATGGAGGCGTTGGAAAGGAACAGATGGAATGGTTGGATGGTGTTCTTCAGGAtgcaaccaaattgaaacaGAAGGTGGTTGTGTCTAGCCATCTGCCTCTAGATCCTTGTGCAGCAACCGAGGAGGCACTATTGTGGAATTATGATGAAGTGATGAATTTGATACACAAATACAATTGTGTTAAGGTCTGTCTTGCTGGACATGATCATAAAGGTGGATACTCCATTGATTCTCATGGTGTACACCATAGAGTTCTTGAAGCTGCTCTTGAATGTCCTCCCGGCACAGATGCATTTGGAAGCGTTTATGTCTATGATGACAGAATATCACTTGTAGGAATTGACAGAATGGCGAGTACAGACATGTATTTTAGTCACCAATAA
- the LOC101507614 gene encoding uncharacterized protein — MQDSIGIPACFSSASDDDHHHGAVTRSGRSVYMSVYRTKLADHCRLITIAWCKNLLLHGLSVSVETPERETTQYSCKVELKPWYFWRKQGSKRFAVDGKPVDVFWDLKAAKFNGETEPTSEYYVAVVCDQEVVLLLGDLKKEAYKRTGCRPSLIDPILVSKKEHIFGKRKFSTKAKFHEKGRCHEISIKCKNKVNNNNVGDGDSVTSGVQVQVQPEMEIRFDGHLAIHVKHLQWKFRGNESIHLNKMRVESLSIQPHSYVFK; from the exons ATGCAAGACTCAATTGGTATTCCTGCATGTTTTTCTTCTGCAAGTGATGATGATCATCATCATGGAGCTGTGACACGTTCAGGTAGAAGTGTTTACATGTCAGTATACAGAACAAAACTAGCTGATCACTGCCGTTTGATCACAATCGCATGGTGCAAAAACTTGTTGCTTCATGGTCTATCAGTATCAGTGGAAACACCAGAAAGGGAAACAACTCAATATAGCTGCAAAGTTGAGCTGAAACCATGGTACTTTTGGAGGAAACAAGGTTCAAAGCGGTTCGCGGTTGATGGAAAACCTGTCGATGTTTTTTGGGACCTCAAAGCTGCTAAATTCAATGGTGAAACAGAACCAACTTCAGAGTACTATGTAGCAGTTGTTTGTGATCAAGAGGTTGTGTTGCTTCTTGGCGATCTAAAGAAAGAAGCATACAAAAGAACTGGTTGTAGACCATCACTTATTGATCCGATTCTTGTTTCGAAAAAGGAACATATATTTGGGAAGAGGAAGTTCTCTACTAAAGCTAAGTTTCATGAGAAAGGTAGGTGTCATGAGATTTCTATAAAGTGCAAGAATAaggtaaataataataatgttggaGATGGAGATTCTGTAACGAGTGGGGTACAAGTTCAAGTTCAACCAGAGATGGAGATAAGATTTGATGGGCACTTGGCGATTCATGTGAAGCATTTGCAATGGAAATTTAGAGGCAATGAGTCAATTCATCTTAACAAAATGAGAGTTGAG TCACTTTCAATCCAACCACACAGTTATGTGTTTAAGTAA